The nucleotide window CCAAGAAGGCCCTTACAAGCACAGGCTCCGCCGTATTGGCAAAGATCAATCTTTCAGCCTACCTCACACAGGAACATCAGGTCGGGCATTTTTTCGGAATCATTTACAATATAGCGTTGACACCTGCGGGAATATTTAAGAGCGGGCATTTTGTGACCCTCATCCCCTATGTTCTTCTCGTAGTACTTTTCGGTTTGAGCATCTGGCTGCCGCAGGCGCTCATGCCCGGAGAAAAATCGCAAAAAATGATCGGTCTCTACATGGCCGTGTTCATGTTATTCATTGGTTGGAGTTCACCTGCCGGTGTGCTTCTCTACTGGGACGTTTCATCAATTCTCGGTATAGCCCAACAGCAACTCACTCAGAACGCCGTCAAGAAAGCGCTCGGTGATGAAGAGGGGCTTGTCGAAGAAGCGATGGAGCTTGCCGACGGAGAAGTTCCCAAAAAGAAAAAGGCGCCCAAAGGAAATAAGAAGAACAAATAGTCCATTATTTGTAGCGATTGAGGAGAAAGACAAATGGCAGCAGAGTATACAGCGGAAGCAGCAACTGTTGAAGAAGCTCTTGACTTCGCTCTTGAGCAACTCGGTGTCCAACAAGATGCAGTCGATTACGAGATAATCGAAGAGGCATCAAAGAAGCATTTCGGTTTCGGAGCGGATAGACTGGCGAAAGTTCGCGTCGTGGTGAAAGAGAGCTTTTCCGTTTCCGGGGATGCCGGCGAGACTTCCGAAGCGGTACATTCATCTCAAATTGACAACAAGATAGATAGTGAAGATCTCTCCGATGAGCAAATTGATGAAATTGCAGATTCTGCTATCGCAGTCGTTCGCAAGATTGCCGCTTACTGTGGGGCGGAAGGATTTGAGATCAACGAATACGAAGGTGAAGACGGTGAGATTGTTCTCGACCTCGTCGGCGAAAATCTCGCATTCCTCATCGGTCGCCATGGTCGAACTGTTGATGCCTTGCAAACTGCTACCTCTGCTATTGTGACGAAAGAAATCGGGATTCGCTACCCCATCACTGTAGATGTCGAAGGTTACAAACATCGTAGAAAACAGAAGGTAATTGAAATTGCGCAGCATGCTGCGGAGCGCGCCAAGCGCACGGGGTATCCGGTGGACCTCCGTCCGATGAGTCCGCAAGAGCGCCGCATAGTACACATCGCTATTCGGGAGCTTGTTGGAGTCGAGAGTTCCAGTAGTGGAATCGGTGACGAGCGCCATGTCGTGGTTAAGACCATCAGCTAAGTCGTTTCAATCTACACTCTTTAGGAAAGCTCCCTCACAGGAGCTTTCTTTATGCCAAAAATCGGTGAATCAACAAGAATTGGCAAAAGTCCTTCAGGCACGAATAAAGGATTGACTTTCATTATGTATGTTAAGTACTATTTACTTCGGTGTAAATCTGAGAATATGTTTCACGTGAAACATATTCTCGAAATCAAAATATGTTTCACGTGAAACATCGGAGCATAATGAGCTTTACTCAGTACCTACCCAAAGACTTTCCCATAACCGAGGATCAGATTGCTCTTCTCGATCGACATCTCGCGTATGTGCTACAAGCAAATGAAAAGGTTCGACTGACGGCTATAAAGTCACAGGAGGATGGAGAACGCTTGCATGTCGCCGATTCGCTTTATGGGCTTCCCGAGGTGCTAGATGCACCTCCCGGCATGTTACTTGACATGGGAACCGGTGGTGGATATCCGGGGATTCCCCTCGGACTCCTTTCAGGAAGAAAGACTGTATTATTAGATGCGGTCAGCAAGAAGTGCAGGATGCTTGATCTATATTTAGAAAGCGAGCCGGCGCTTCATGGCCATTCAACTTCAGACCTGAGGGCTGAAGAACTGGCCATGTGTGAGGGTAAACGATATTCAGCAGTGACTGCAAGAGCCCTTTCTGCACTCCCCTCTCTCGTCGAACTGGCAAGCCCGCTGTTGAGTCGTGGCGGGCGATTTGTCGCCTATAAAGGTGCGCTGTGTGAAGAAGAGCTCGTTTCCGGCGACTCGGTTGCGGCGTACACGGGTATGAGACGGATATCGGTAAGGCGGTATGTCCTTCCCGACGGGAATGAACGGCGTGCTATTGTAGTCTATGAGAAGTTCGCCGATTCAAAGACAAAACTTCCTCGACGTCCCGGTATGGCGCAAAGGAGACCTTTTGCTTAATAGATTTCGATATATGCATAATGGAGCAGGTATGAAGGGAGAATTCGTTGGATGAAGAAGGCAATAACTCAAAGCGGCATGTTTTTGCCGTTGTCAACCAAAAAGGTGGAGTCGGTAAGAGCACAACGGCAGTCAATTTAGCTGCTGCGCTTGGTGAACTCGGTCAAAAGGTGCTTCTCATCGATCTCGATCCGCAAGGGAATGCTACTTCGGGATTCGGTCTTTCTAAGAATCGTAGAGGAAAATGCGTTTATAATGCGCTTCTCGAAGAAACAACACTCGAAGAGATTGCAGAGATAACCGACAGCCCGGGAGTCACCGTCGTGCCGTCAACCATTCAACTAGCGGGGGCAGAAGTCGAATTGGTAAACGCAATGAGTCGTGAAATGAGACTGCGGCGCCTCATAGAGCCTATACGCGACCAATATGATTATGTGCTCATCGACTGTGCCCCATCTCTGGGCTTGCTCACAATCAACGCTTTGACCGCTGCTGATGGATTGATAATTCCTATCCAGTGCGAGTTTTATGCGCTAGAAGGTCTGTCAAAACTTTTGGATAGTGTCAGGCTCGTCAATACGCATCTCAACGCCGAGCTCCGCGTGTTCGGGGTAGTTATGACGATGTATTCTTCGCGCATGAGACTTGCGAATCAAGTCGTTGCAGAAGTGCGGGCGTATTTTGACGATGAAGTGTTTAAGACATTAATTCCTCGCACAGTTCGGCTTTCCGAAGCACCTGGCTTCGGGTTGCCGATAACAGAATATGATACAACCGGTAAAGGTGCTCTTGCCTATCGCAACCTAGCAAAGGAAGTGGTTTCTCGTGGCTAATAAAGGTGGGCTCGGAAAAGGGCTCGGTGCAATTTTCACCGCAACATCTCAAGAATCATCGCTTGGAGCGCAAGACATCAATGAGTTGCCGATAAATAAAATCGAACCCAATCCGGACCAACCGAGAACCGATATCGATGAAGAGGCGATTGCGGAGTTGAGCGCCTCCGTTGCGCAGCATGGGGTTTTGATGCCTATTATGGTACGACCTATCGGGGACAAGTACCAAATTATCGCCGGTGAGCGTCGCTGGAGAGCGGCACGGCTCGCAGGTCTTGAAAAGGTTCCTGTTGTAATCCGTAATTCGGGGGACGCGGAGACACTTGAAATAGCTTTGATTGAAAATCTCCAGCGAGAAGATCTCAATGCCATTGAAGCTGCTTATGGGTATAAGCGCCTCATTGAGAAGCATAGCCTTACGCAAAGCGAGTTGGCAGAGAGAGTGTCAAAGTCACGATCGGCGGTTACAAATACCTTAAGGCTTATCGATTTGCCTGAAGAAGTGCAGGCGTTGCTTTATGAAGGTAAACTAACTGCCGGACATGCTCGGGCGGTACTTTCGCTTCCCGGGGATGATGCGCGTGTCAAACTGGCCAATAAAATCGTAGAGAATAACCTTTCGGTCCGCGATGCCGAGAATATGGCTCGCCTTTATGAGGGAGGAGCCCTGCCCAAATCCGCTCGACTCGTTGCTCCTAAGTCATATAAGACTGTTGCGCGTAAGCTTCGCCGTCTATTGGATGCGAAAGTGCGTGTGAAGCAGACGAAAGATAAGAACAAAATTGAGATTGAGTTCGAAGATGAGGCCGACCTCATGAGAATCTTCGATACGCTCAGCGGAATAAATTCTACTTATTCGGAAGAATAGTTTAGAAGCGACGATGCGCGACTTGACGGGCCGTCCATCTATGGTGGTCCGTCTTTGTGTCCGACTGTCAAGGTATGATACCGACTGTCACAAATAAGGAGCTGACATGAGTTTACATATCATTACAGGCGCAGACGGAACAGGCAAGTTGGACATGCTGCTGAATATGTTGTCTCACCTCAAAGAGCAGAAATTTCAGGAGACGAACATTTTATGCCCGCAAATAGCCGCCGCCGATGTGCTTGGTCGGAAACTATCCCGTGTCGGAATTGCCGACATCGGTGTAATCGATATCAATCGTTGGATTACCAAGCTATGGGAACAAAAGGGTGGCAATCGGGCGCTGATCGAACCTGAGCAGCGAAACGATATCCTTTTTCAAGCGGCGAGTTCTTTCGTCGATGAAAAAGGAGATGCGGAGCGCCATTCCTATCTGCTTTCCCGAGGAGTTCACGATATTCTCAACGATATCGTCGTGCATATAGGCGCTGCATCGAACATATCCGAGACATCTTTGCTCGTCCGCGAAAATGCAGGAGAGGATATTTTCTCCGTATGGAAGCGTTATGCAAAAGATTTGGATGTGATGAATCTTGTAGAAAGAGTAGACGCACTCGCGGAAATGGTCGTCCTTGGGAAGTCCGACGCTATCGATACGATTATAGGTGTCTACGGTTTTACCGGTTTTGAT belongs to Coriobacteriia bacterium and includes:
- a CDS encoding 16S rRNA (guanine(527)-N(7))-methyltransferase RsmG, which translates into the protein MSFTQYLPKDFPITEDQIALLDRHLAYVLQANEKVRLTAIKSQEDGERLHVADSLYGLPEVLDAPPGMLLDMGTGGGYPGIPLGLLSGRKTVLLDAVSKKCRMLDLYLESEPALHGHSTSDLRAEELAMCEGKRYSAVTARALSALPSLVELASPLLSRGGRFVAYKGALCEEELVSGDSVAAYTGMRRISVRRYVLPDGNERRAIVVYEKFADSKTKLPRRPGMAQRRPFA
- a CDS encoding ParA family protein; translated protein: MDEEGNNSKRHVFAVVNQKGGVGKSTTAVNLAAALGELGQKVLLIDLDPQGNATSGFGLSKNRRGKCVYNALLEETTLEEIAEITDSPGVTVVPSTIQLAGAEVELVNAMSREMRLRRLIEPIRDQYDYVLIDCAPSLGLLTINALTAADGLIIPIQCEFYALEGLSKLLDSVRLVNTHLNAELRVFGVVMTMYSSRMRLANQVVAEVRAYFDDEVFKTLIPRTVRLSEAPGFGLPITEYDTTGKGALAYRNLAKEVVSRG
- a CDS encoding Jag N-terminal domain-containing protein; this encodes MAAEYTAEAATVEEALDFALEQLGVQQDAVDYEIIEEASKKHFGFGADRLAKVRVVVKESFSVSGDAGETSEAVHSSQIDNKIDSEDLSDEQIDEIADSAIAVVRKIAAYCGAEGFEINEYEGEDGEIVLDLVGENLAFLIGRHGRTVDALQTATSAIVTKEIGIRYPITVDVEGYKHRRKQKVIEIAQHAAERAKRTGYPVDLRPMSPQERRIVHIAIRELVGVESSSSGIGDERHVVVKTIS
- a CDS encoding ParB/RepB/Spo0J family partition protein codes for the protein MANKGGLGKGLGAIFTATSQESSLGAQDINELPINKIEPNPDQPRTDIDEEAIAELSASVAQHGVLMPIMVRPIGDKYQIIAGERRWRAARLAGLEKVPVVIRNSGDAETLEIALIENLQREDLNAIEAAYGYKRLIEKHSLTQSELAERVSKSRSAVTNTLRLIDLPEEVQALLYEGKLTAGHARAVLSLPGDDARVKLANKIVENNLSVRDAENMARLYEGGALPKSARLVAPKSYKTVARKLRRLLDAKVRVKQTKDKNKIEIEFEDEADLMRIFDTLSGINSTYSEE
- a CDS encoding YidC/Oxa1 family membrane protein insertase; this encodes MWNAFKEILLQVLVWINTFAGDWGLTIIIFTVLIRLLLWPLTAKQVKSTYEMQKVAPEIKRIQEKYKDDKEKQQEELKKFYSENKVNPFASCLPMILQMPFFWALYQVLGPVSKKALTSTGSAVLAKINLSAYLTQEHQVGHFFGIIYNIALTPAGIFKSGHFVTLIPYVLLVVLFGLSIWLPQALMPGEKSQKMIGLYMAVFMLFIGWSSPAGVLLYWDVSSILGIAQQQLTQNAVKKALGDEEGLVEEAMELADGEVPKKKKAPKGNKKNK